A genomic region of Salvelinus namaycush isolate Seneca chromosome 7, SaNama_1.0, whole genome shotgun sequence contains the following coding sequences:
- the LOC120050984 gene encoding high affinity cAMP-specific 3',5'-cyclic phosphodiesterase 7A-like, whose translation MEVCYQLPVLPLDRPVPKHVLSRRGAISFSSSSSLFGAPDPRQLSQRRGAISYDSSDQTALYIRMLGDVRVRSQVGFEPEGRGSYPYLCIDFRTLHSCSESTSASSLIPGPGFISAGPVSGRRLRRLLSFQRYLHSSRLLWGTTHLNPLHILDEDYIGQAKCMLERVGSWNFDIFLFDRLTNGNSLVMMTFHLLNQYGLLELFQLDMVKLWRFLVMVQEDYHSLNPYHNAVHAADVTQAMYCYLREPKLAKSLTSCDILLGLLAAATHDLDHPGVNQPFLIKTNHYLAKLYRNSSVLENHHWRSAVGLLRETGLFSHLPAEEGLKMERQLGSLILATDISRQNEYLGKFRTHLNQDDLCLSNASHRHFILQMALKCADICNPCRPWELSKQWSEKVTQEFFHQGDIEKKHKLEVSPLCDSQRNSMGNIQIGFMTYVVEPLFAEWGRFSDTRLSQTMLGHLGLNKASWGGLVQQERPSSPEELEPSSPASVTMPTPAVTESEPESASAAEPTAITTATATATGATNSKEIPQGSKES comes from the exons ATGGAAGTATGTTATCAGCTGCCGGTTTTGCCTCTAGACAGGCCGGTTCCTAAGCATGTCCTCAGCCGGAGAGGAGCCATCAGTTTCAGCTCCAGCTCGTCTCTCTTCGGCGCTCCTGATCCAAGGCAGCTGTCACAG AGACGAGGGGCCATCTCGTATGACAGCTCAGATCAGACTGCTCTGTACATTCGTATGCTCG GAGATGTTCGAGTGAGAAGTCAGGTAGGATTTGAACCAGAAGGAAGAGGTTCCTATCCGTACCTGTGCATTGACTTCCGGACCCTACACT CCTGCTCAGAATCAACCTCAGCCTCTAGTCTTATCCCTGGTCCTGGCTTCATCTCGGCTGGGCCCGTGTCTGGTAGGCGGCTCCGCAGACTGCTCAGCTTCCAGAGATACCTGCACTCGTCCCGTCTGCTCTGGGGAACAACCCACCTCAACCCCCTCCACATCCTGGATGAGGACTACATTGGACAGGCCAAG TGTATGCTGGAAAGGGTCGGGAGCTGGAATTTCGACATTTTCCTCTTCGACAGATTAACGAATG GAAACAGCCTGGTGATGATGACCTTCCACCTCCTGAACCAGTATGGTCTGCTGGAGCTGTTTCAGCTGGACATGGTGAAGCTGTGGCGCTTCCTGGTCATGGTGCAGGAGGACTaccacagcctcaacccctaccaCAACGCTGTGCACGCTGCTGACGTCACACAGGCCATGTACTGCTACCTGCGAGAACCCAAG CTGGCCAAGTCCCTGACGTCCTGTGACATCCTCCTGGGCCTGTTAGCAGCTGCCACTCATGACCTGGACCACCCGGGAGTCAACCAGCCTTTCCTAATCAAGACCAACCACTACCTGGCCAAGCTCTACAGG AACTCCTCTGTTCTGGAGAACCACCACTGGCGGTCTGCAGTAGGTCTGCTCAGAGAGACTGGCCTGTTCTCTCACCTGCCTGCTGAGGAAGG GCTGAAGATGGAGCGCCAGCTGGGTTCTCTGATCCTGGCCACTGACATCAGCAGACAGAACGAGTACCTGGGGAAGTTCAGAACACACCTGAACCAGGATGACCTGTGCCTGAGCAACGCCAGCCACCGACACTTCATCCTCCAG ATGGCTCTGAAGTGTGCGGACATCTGCAACCCCTGCAGACCCTGGGAGCTGAGCAAACAGTGGAGCGAGAAAGTGACTCAAGAGTTTTTTCACCAAG GAGACATTGAGAAGAAGCACAAACTTGAAGTCAGTCCACTGTGTGATAGCCAGAGAAACTCAATGGGAAACATTCAGATTG GCTTCATGACGTATGTGGTGGAGCCTCTGTTTGCCGAGTGGGGTCGGTTCTCTGACACGCGTCTGTCCCAGACCATGCTGGGCCACCTGGGGCTGAACAAGGCCAGCTGGGGTGGGTTAGTACAGCAGGAGCGGCCGTCGAGCCCCGAAGAGCTGGAACCTAGCAGCCCTGCCTCCGTCACCATGCCAACGCCTGCCGTCACCGAGTCAGAACCAGAGTCTGCCTCTGCTGCGGAACCCACAGCCATCACCACGGCAACAGCCACAGCCACGGGAGCAACCAACTCCAAAGAAATACCTCAGGGAAGCAAAGAGTCCTGA